GTAGTTGGTGTGCCCGATCACGACCGTGTCGACGTGGACGGTCGGGAAGTTCGGCAGGTCGATCCGCTTCGACTGGATCAGCTCGAGCAGCAGCGAGAGGAGCTGCCGGCGGCTCTTGAAGACCTCGGTCCAGTCCAGGATCCCGCGGTTGGCCCAGATGACCTTGCCTTCGAAGTCGTAGGCGTCCGGGTCGTACGTCGAACCGCGCTCCTTCAGCATCGCGAAGTTGATGTTGCCGACGAAGTTCGTGATGTCTTCACGACGCAGATCGGTGGGCGTGTGCTTCGCCACGCCGACTTTGTCGCGCGCCGAGATGTTGAGCCGCAGGACCGGCACCTGCGGCCAGCCGCCGGTGCGTGCGATGAGCCGCTCGCAGACCGGGCAGGGCACCGCCTCCTCATGCCACTGGAGGTCCTGGCTCTCCCGCTCGTCGATGGGGACGAGGTCAAACGGATGCTGGTGGAACGGGCAGCCGTCCACCGCGTACAAGGCGCCGTCGGGCGTGCGCGAGTACTCCTCGAGCCGCCGCTTGATCATGTCCACCGTCATCGACTTGCCGGACCCCTGCGGCCCGACGAGCAGCAGGAGCCGCCGCTCCATGCTCATCGCGTACCCTTTGAAGAACGCGACGATGTCGTCGAGTTGCGCGTCCAAGCCGTAGATGCCTTCGAAGACCTTGGCCTTGCCGAAGTAGTCGAGCATGTCGGAAATATAGTGCAGGGTCGTGCGGGCCAGACGACGGTTGGTGCGGCTCTCCGCGACGTAATCTGCGACCGTGGTGATCGTGTCCATAGGCGTCATCTGCGTCTACCTCGGGCGGCCCTGAGTTGCCCGTGCCGGCGTCCGCGCCCCTTCCGCTTGCTTGCCATGTCTATACCCCGTACGCTGACCGGTGGATGTCTGTTCCCCCGCGCCCTGTCCGTATGCCGTCAGGTGCCCGATCCATGGGTGCTTTAGACGGGCCGGAATGCGATAACCGTGTGCGCGCCCTGGGAAAATGAAAGAAACCCGGCGCGAGGAGGCCCGAAGCTCCCCGACCGGGTTATGGTTTCCGTTCCGTCACGCACTGCCACGTCGGCTGGTCCGATGTCGCTCCGTCACGGCCGTCCCCCTTCTGATCGCCGGCATCGGGGGCGGCGTTGCGTTGCGCGCTGCGTGTGTTGAACGGCAGTGCCCTATGAACTTTGAAGAGAGTATAGTCGCCGCAGGTATGCCTGTCAATCAAAAGTGATAGGTCGTGATAGGTCGTCAAGGAACCGCGGCCGGCTCCGCGATGCTCAATGTCCCCCATGCAGTGTCTGCATGACCGCCACCACAACGATGACGAGCATGGCAATCACATAGACCCGCAGACCCCACATCAGGACGCGGGTGCCTCTGGACAGCCGGGCCGGGCCGAGCCGGGCGTGCTGCTTGGCGGCGAACAACTGGTCGGGCTCCAGCACCGAGAGGACCTCCTCCCGCCGGGGCTCGACGTCCGCCGGATCCGTTGTGGAAACCGGGGCCTTGAGTGCTGTGCGCGCGTGACCGGCACCCGGGGCCCCGTGTCCTGCGTCCATGCGCATCACCTCCGCCTTCCCGCGTGCGTCCATGCTACCCGCCCCCGCCGAACAGCTTGGGGAACACCGTCATGAGCCCGAACCCGAGCCCCGCGAGGACCAACAGGACCGTCACCGTCCACACGGCAATGTTCCCCCACCGTCCGGTCGTGTGCTCGCCCATCACCTCGCGATCGTTGCACAGGACGACCAGGAAGAGCAGCGCAGGCGGCATCGCGAGAACGGCAATGACGTTGACGACAAGAATGATGTACTCGAGGGGAGCGCCTGGAATCAAGACGAGTGCTCCCGCCGCAAAGGCAGACCCCAGCAGCACCGCGTAGAAGCTCCAGCTCTCCCACAGCGGCCGGTTCAGGCTGTGCGGCGTGCCCAACACCTCGCCGAACGCGTACGCGGACGACGTGGAAATGGTCATTGCGGCAACGAGTCCCGCTTCGAAGATGCCCAGGGCGAAGAGAGTGGCGCCCACATGCCCGATCAACGGCCGCAGCGCCTGGGCGAACTGCGCCGCCTGGTAGTCGCCCGCGTTGATCCCTTTCGCGAACAACGGGGCGGTCGCGACGATCGTGGCGATCGCGAAGGTCGCCGCCAGCAGCGTGCCCAGGAGCGTGTCGAGCCGGCCGCCTCGGATGTCGCGCTCCTGCAATCCCTTGTCGGCCACGGCGCTCTGCTGAAAGAAGAGCATCCACGGCGTCACGGTGGCCCCGATGTCCGCCATGATCAGCAGGAAGGTATCCGGTTTCAGGAGGCCTCCCTTGGGCATGGGGGACCACGTGGCAAAGGCGTGCCCGATCGCCCCCCACTGCGGATGCGCGAGCAGGGCCGCCGGGACGAAGAGGCCGTTGAAGATCGCCAGCCCGAGCGTGATGCGCTCCCAAGTCCAGTAGCGGTGCGTGAGGAGGACGCCGAACACCAGGACCATGGAGCCGCTCACCGCGATCAGCGGGGGGACTCCAAAGAAGCCCAGCCCGGCCCGGACCCCGATGAATTCCGTCACCAAGGTCAGGAAGTTGCCCAGGACCAGGTCGCCCATCGCAAACCGGCCCCAGAACCGGCCGAACCGATCGAAGATGAGTTCGGCATGCCCGCGGTGCGTCACCGCGCCGAGGCGGACCGTCATCTCCTGGACGACAAAGCCCATCAGGAACGTGAGCAGCACAAACGGTACGAAGAATCCGACGCCGAACTGCGCGCCCGACGCCGCATAGGAGAGCATGCTCGGTGCGTCGTTCTCGCCAAGGAACACCAGCACGCCGGGCCCGACGAGCAGCCAGGACAGCCGGAGCCAGCGCAGACGCGAGCCCCTGGGATCCCGCGCCCGAGCCACAGCCAGACGATCCCGAGCCCGATCCAGGTCCTCGTGGGTAATCTCGTCGGGCGGGGCCCCCCCGGGCGCTCCGGGCCGATCGGGCCGAAGGATGACGGCCTCGGGTGCCCGGAGATATTCGGTCCGTCCTTCCATCATGAGCCTCCCGCCATCGGCATCGTGGTCGGCGCGTCCGGCTATTGCACGCGCACGCTTTCGCTCAGGGTGTGCGAGAGGGTCAACCGCCGTCCGTCGATTTCCACTTCGCAGCCGTTGCGCCGGCGGGCCAGCATCGTGAGCACGACGCCCGGGAGCACCCCGAGGCGTGACAGGCGGCGGAGCAGCGCGGGACTGTGGTCGCTGACGTGCGCCACGACGCCCTGCGATCCGGGCGCCAGCGTGTCCAGCGTCGGATAGCGGACGTCGCGCATCGTTCCGTCCGGCGAGGGGATTGGGTCCCCGTGAGGGTCTTGGACCGGGTTCCCGAGCGCCGTCGCCATCCGCGTCTCCACTTCGTCGGAGAGGACGTGCTCCATCCGCTCCGCCTCGGTGTGAACGTGCTCGAGGGGAACGCCGAGGTGTTGCGTGAGGTAGAGTTCGATCAGCCGGTGGTGGCGGATGATCTCCAGGGCGATCCGCTCGCCCGCGGGCGTGAGGACGAATCCCTGGTAGCGCGAATACGCGACCAGCCTCAGGCGCGCGAGGCGCTTGACCATGTTCGTCGCCGACGCCGCCGACACGTCGAGGCGCTCGGCGATCTCCGACGTCGAGACGGCGTCGCGACCCTGTTGGAGCTTGTAGATCGCCTTGAGGTAATCTTGCATCACCCCGGTGATCGCCGACACGCCGTTTTCCTCCGCCGTCCTGATGATGCTAAATTAATTTAGCCGAGGCTAAAATCCACCCTCTCCCAAACTGTACCGGCGAAAGCGGCCGCTTGTCAAGCGGACGGCGTCCGCCGGGAGCGCGGGTGGGGCGGCGGCGATCGAGGAGTGGCGCGGGCCGGACGAGAACCTTTGGGATCATGCCGTCCGCCCTCCGCAAACCGCGCCCTCTCGGCCCGGGGGACATGATCGGGCTCGTATCCCCGTCGGGCCCTACGCGTCCGGGCGGCAACGGCGCGACCCCGGAGAGCGTCGCGCGCACCCGGCGGCGGCTGCACGACGTCGGGTTCCGCACCGTGGTGGCCCCGCACGCCTTCGATGCGCGCGGCTATCTCGCCGGCGCCGACGCGGACCGCGCGGCCGACCTGCAGGAAATGCTGGAGAACCCGGCGATCCAGGGCGTGCTGTGCATTCGCGGCGGGTACGGCGCCCACCGGCTGCTCGACCGCTTAGACTATCGGGCGATCGGCCGGTCCCCGAAGGTCTTCATCGGCTACAGCGACATCACCGCGCTGCATCTGGCCATCCACACACAATGCGGATTCGTGTCGTTTCACGGCCCCATGGCCGGCGCGATTGCCCAGGCCGATCCGCACGATTACCTGGAGCTGCTTCGCGCGGTCTGCCGGACGGCACCGCTCGGCCGGCTCGTCAATCCGCCCGGTGCGCCCCCGATCGAGACCTTGGTACCGGGGGTCGCCGCAGGTGACCTGATCGGCGGCAACGCGGCGCTGCTCACCGGCCTGCTCGGCACGCGATTTGCGCCGGACCCGACGGCCTTCCGCGGGAAGATTCTCTTCCTCGAGGACCTGGGGGACCGGCTCTACCGGCTCGACCGCAAACTGGCGCATCTGCGCCTTGCCGGGATTCTGGAGGCCGCCGCCGGCATCATCATCGGAGAATGCCGGTACACGCAGGAAGCGGGCGACACCCTAACCCTGCGGCACATTCTGGACGACCACATCGTGGCGCTCGGCAAGCCGGCCATCTACGGCTTGGCCTGCGGGCACGGCGAGTATCACCTCACCCTGCCGATCGGGGTCCGGGCGCGCCTCGATGCCACGGAACGCAGCGTCGTCATCGAGGAGCCCGGAGTCGAAGGTTAGGCGCCGCCGTCCATCGCCGGCATTGCGCGAGCCTCCGTCGCTTCAGCATAGATCGACCAGATCACGAAGCCTCCTGCGCCGCCGGGCCGGGTCAACGATCTCGAAGAACTCATCGAATGTGCCACCCAGCACCTCGAGCAGCCGCTGCCGTGTCTTCGGGCCGGGATAGGTCCGGCCCGCCAGCAGATCTGAGAGATGGGTTCGGTGCAACCCGGTTTTGCGGGCAAGCGCCGTCTTGGTCAAATTGCGACGCGCGATCGCGACTTCGACCGCCGCCCGCCTCAGGCGAACTCTCATGCGTTCGACCCCAGGTATAGGCTAACTCGATATTGACAATATGTCAATATACATCTGCGGCATCGGACCCGAAGTGTCTGTTTTTCGTCTTGCGATTATCTGTGCGACGTGGTAAATTTGTCGTGACAATTCGTCAAACCGTGACCACATGGACTTCTACCAGCGAATCGGCGCTCGGCTCCGGGCACTCCGCCTGCGGGAGGGGCTTTCGCAGGCCGGTCTTGGGGCTCGACTCGGACTGACGGCCGGCGCAATCAACCGGTATGAGGCCGGGCGGCGCCGGGTGCCCCTCAAGGACCTGCCGCGGATCGCGTCGATCCTGCGCGTTACGCCCGCGACGCTGCTCGGAACGGAGCGGCCCGGAACGCGGAGCGGCCGGCGGATCGACCAGGTGCGCGAGGAAGCACCGGCGTACGGACGGCGCCGCTCAGGCCGGGGGGACGTCGAGGCATACGTGCGCGCGCTCTCGCCCGCACGCCTTCGCGCGCTCGCGAGACGGGCGGGGCTCGCCGACCCCTCCGATCCTGCGGTCCTTCGCCGCTACGCCGCCCTGATCGCCAAGGATTTCAGCCGCCGCCGGGACTAGAACCCGCCCGCCCCGGATATCCGGTGCGCGAAGTCCCCGACCGGGAACCCGGCGGGACCGCCTCCGATATCCGTCGAAGCGCCTCAGGCGGCTTCGTGTGCGGCAACCTGGAAGGAGTCGTCTGTGAACGAACCCGTCAAGACCCGGCCTCACCCCCTGGCGAGAAAGGCGCTGGCGGCGATCGATCCGTATGTTCCCGGCCGATCCGCAGAAGAGGTCCGCGAACGCTACGGATTGTCGACGGTCGCCAAGCTGGGCAGCAATGAAAACCCGTTGGGCGTCTCGCCGCGCATCAGGGATGCGCTCGTGGGCGCGATCGACGGCGTCCAGCAGTACCCCGACCCAACCTGCGCCCAACTGCGGCGGCGGTTGGCCCCGAAATTCGGGGGCACGCCGGACCATATTTGCGTTGCCAACGGCGTCGACAACGTGCTGACGTGTCTTGGGCTCGCGTTTCTCGATGCCGGCGACCGGTGCGTGATGGGCGCGCCGAGCTATACCGCGTACGCGGCGCTGGCGCGCCTGATGAACGCCGTCCCCGTCGAGGTACCGTTGCGCGACTGGCGTCTCGACCTGCCCGCCATGACCGAGGCGGCGGCGAACGCCAAGATGGCCATCGTCTGCAATCCCAACAATCCGACCGGGACGATCGTCACGCACGCCGAGGTCGCGACGTTCCTCCGGCGCCTTCCCGCGGCCACGCTCGCCGTGCTCGACGAGGCCTACGCCGAGTTCGCCGACGATCCGGCGTTTCCGGACTCGGCGGCGCTGCTCGCCGGCCACCCCAACCTGATCGTGCTGCGGACGTTCTCGAAGATTTACGGACTCGCCGGGCTGCGCGTCGGGTACGCGGTCGCCGCGCCCGACATCATCGCCTGCCTGAACCAGGTCCGGGAGCCGTTTCCCGTCGACCGGCTGGCGCAGGCCGCGGCCGGGGCCATCCTGGACGACGAGGCGTATGTCCGCGCCAGCTACGAGAACAACCGGGCGGGACGGGCGTGGCTGACCGCCGCGTTGTCGGACCTCGGAGTCGAAGCGATCCCGAGCCAGGCGAACTACGTGCTGGTCAACCTCGGCCGTCCCGCCGATGAGGTCGCCCGGCAGCTGCTCCCCTACGGCGTGATCATCAGGCCGGGTGCCATGTGGCGCCTGCCGGCGTGGGCCCGCGTGACGATCGGCACCGCCGGCGAGAACCGGCGCGTTATTGCCTCGCTGCGGACCGTGCTCGAGGCGAAATGAGCGGACCGCGCCCCGTGCGCGCGCCGCGCGGCACGGCGCTGTCCTGCAAGGGCTGGCCGCAGGAAGCGGCGCTGCGCATGCTGATGAACAACCTCGACCCCGAGGTCGCCGAGCGTCCCGACGAGCTGATCGTCTACGGCGGGACCGGGCGGGCGGCCCGGTCCTGGGCGTGCTTCGACGCGATCGTCGGCGCCCTGCGCGGCCTCGAACCGGACGACACGCTGCTGGTGCAGTCCGGCAAGCCGGTCGCAGTCTTCCGGTCGCATCCCGACGCGCCGCGCGTGCTGATCACAAACGCGATGCTGGTACCGGCCTGGGCCACCTGGGATGAATTCCGCCGGCTCGAGGCCCTCGGTCTCACGATGTACGGCCAGATGACCGCGGGCTCGTGGATCTACATCGGCACGCAGGGGATCATCCAGGGCACGTACGAGACCTTTGCCGCCCTCGCGCGGCGCCATTTCGGCGGCAGCCTGCGGGGGCGGCTCGTGCTCACCGCCGGGCTCGGCGGCATGGGCGGCGCCCAGCCGCTCGCGATCACGATGAACGGCGGCGTCGCGCTGGTGGTGGAGGCCGATCCCGAACGGATCGACCGGCGGGCGCGCGCCGGGTGGGTGGACGAGGCGACGTCGAGCCTCGACGCCGCGCTGTACGCGGCCGAGCGGGCCGTCCGCGACCGGCGCCCCCGCTCCATCGCGCTCCTCGGCAACGCGGCCGGCCGCTACCACGAGGTGCTCGGGCGCGGCGTGCCGGTCGACGTCGTGACGGATCAGACCTCCGCGCACGACCTGCTGGGCGGGTACATTCCGGACGGGCTCGGCGCGGCCGAGGCGGCGGCGTTGCGGCACAGCGATCCGCGGGCGTACGTCGCCCAAGCCGAGGCGTCGGTGGCCCGGCACGTCGAGGCCATGCTGGCGTTCCAGCGCCGCGGGGCGGTCGTGTTCGATTACGGCAACAACATCCGCGCGCAGGCGCACCAGGCCGGCGTCGCCGACGCGTTCGCGTTTCCAGGCTTCGTCCCGGCCTACGTACGGCCGCTGTTCTGCGAAGGACGGGGACCGTTCCGGTGGGTCGCGCTGTCCGGCGATCCCGACGACATCCACAAGACGGACGACCTCGTCCTGCGGCTCTTTCCCGAGCAGGAGACCCTCACGCGGTGGATCCGGCTCGCCGGCGAGCGGGTGCCGTTCCAGGGCCTGCCGGCCCGGGTCTGCTGGCTCGGCTACGGCGAGCGGGCGCGGTTCGGCCTCGCGATCAACGAGATGGTCGCGCGCGGCGAGTTGCGGGCCCCGGTCGTGATCGGCCGCGACCACCTCGACACCGGGTCGGTCGCCTCCCCCTACCGCGAGACCGAGGGCATGGCCGACGGGAGCGACGCGATCGCGGACTGGCCGATCCTCAACGCCCTCCTCAACGCAGCCGGCGGCGCCACGTGGGTGTCGGTCCACCACGGCGGGGGGGTCGGGATCGGGTACTCGATTCACGCGGGTATGGTCATCGTCGCAGACGGAACGCCGGACGCGGCACGCCGGCTCGAGCGGGTGCTGACCACAGACCCCGGCATCGGCATCGTCCGCCACGCCGACGCCGGCTATCCCGAGGCGCAGGAGGCGGCGCGCCGGTACGGGATCCGGCGGCCGTTGGACTGACCGGGTCCGTCACCGCCGGCCGAGCGCGATCACCGACAGCAGTTCGAAGAGCACGTTCGCGGCCAGCATGGAGGTGATGCCGCTCTGATCGTACGGCGGCGACACCTCGACGATGTCGAAGCCGGCGATCTCGAGCCCCGCGAGTCCGCGGACGAGCGCGAGCGCCTGGGCGCTCGTCAGTCCGCCGACTTCGGGCGTCCCGGTCCCCGGCGCGAAGGCCGGATCCACCGAGTCGATGTCGAACGAGACGTAGACCGCGCGGCCGCGCACGCGGGTGAGCCGGTCGAGCGCCGCCGGGACGCCGTCGCGGTGAATGTCGTCCGCGCGGACCACCGTGACCCCATGCTGCTCACCGAACGCGAAGTCGTCCTCATCGTACACCGGGCCCCGGATCCCGAACTGGACGGTCGCTTTCCCGTCGTAGAGGCCCTCTTCGTGCGCCCGCCGGAACGGGGTCCCGTGGAAGTAGCGGTTCCCGAAGTACTCCTCCCACATATCCTGATGGCTGTCGAAGTGCACGAGCGCGAGCGGCCCGCGCGCCTTCACCACCGCGCGCATGATCGGCAGCGTGAGCGAGTGATCTCCGCCGACGCAGGCCGGCACCGCCCCCGCGGCGAGGATGCGGCCGACGGCCGCCTCGACGCGCGCGTAGGTGTCGAGGATATCCATCGGGTTTGTGTCCACGTCGCCGCAGTCGGCCACCTTCATCCGGCGAAACGGCGACGTCCGGAGCGCGGGATTGTAGGGACGGATGAGCAGCGAGTTGTTGCGAACCTCCTTTGGGCCGAATCGCGCGCCCGGCCGGAAGCTGACGCCGCCGTCGAACGGGATGCCGAGGATCGCGACGTCGAGCCCCGCCGGATCCGGCTGGTACGGCAGGCGCATGAACGTGGAGAGCTGCGCGAACCTCGGCGACCGGAAGGCGTTGGGCGGTTCGAATCCCCTCACGCCGGGCCACCCGGCGCCGGACGTTCCAGGCCCATCGCTTTGGCGGCCTCCTCCCGGATGATGGCAAGAACGCGGCGCTTGGCCTCGACGAACGCCGGCGACATCGTGATCTCGAGCGTCCGCGGGCGCGGCAGATCGAGCCGGACCTCGTCCCGGAAGCGCCCCGGCCGGGCCGTCATGACGTAGACCCGGTCGCCGAGAAAGAGCGCCTCGTCGATGTCGTGAGTGACGAACAGGATCGTCTTCGGCGTCTTCTGCCAGATGTCGAGCAGCAGCTCCTGCATGAACGCGCGCGTCTGCGCGTCCAAAGCCCCGAACGGCTCGTCCATCAGCAGCACTTCGGGGTCGTTGGCCAGGGCGCGCGCGATGGCGACGCGCTGCATCATCCCCCCTGAGAGCTCCTTGGGGTAGGCGTGCTCGAACCCCGCCAGCCCCACCATTTGAATAAACCGCGTGGCGACGTCGCGCCGCGCCGCCTCGGCGAGCCCGCGGAGGCGCGGACCGAACTCGACGTTGCCTTGCACGGTGAGCCACGGGAACAGCGTGTACGACTGAAACACCATCCCGCGGTCGGCGCCCGGATCGCTGACGGCGCGCCCGTCGAGGCGGATCTCCCCCGACGAGGGACGGACGAGCCCCGCGATCAGCCGCAACAGCGTGCTCTTGCCGCAACCGCTCGGCCCGACGATGCTCACGATCTCCCGATCGGCGACGTCGAGCGACAGGCGGTCGATCGCGGCGATCTCACCGCCGCCGCGGGCCCGGAACGCCACCGCGACGTCGCGCAGCGCCAGTTTGACGCGCCCGGACGGCTCGGCGGAGGAGGCGCCCGGGCCGGCCGCCCGCCTGGTCAGGCCTTCGGCGACCACGGCAGCAGCCGGCGGTGCAGCCATTTGAAGAGCAGGTCGAACCCCAATCCCAGGCCGCCGATCGTGATGAGGCCCACGAAGATCCGGTCCGTGAAGAGGCCCCGCATCGAGTTCAAAATCAGGTAACCGAGTCCGCGGTCCGCCGAGACGAGCTCGGCGACGACGAGGTACGTCCACGCCCACCCCATCGTGATCCGCAGCGTGTCCATCACGCCGGGCAGCGTGGCCGGCAGCAGCACGCGCCGGATCACCTGCGCCCGGGACGCGCCGAGCGTGTACGACACGTCGATCTGCTCGCGCGGCACGTGCGCGGCGACGTCGGCGACCAGCAGCACGAGCTGGAAGAACGTGCCGATGAAGATCACCGCGATCTTCTCGGACGTGCCGATGCCGATGTAGAGGATCAGCAGCGGGATGAGCGCGCTGACCGGGAGGTACCGGACGAAGTCGACGACCGGCTCGATCAACGCCTCGACGGCCTTGAAGGAGCCCATCAGGATGCCGGTCGGCACGCCGGCCGCGACGGCGAGCGCCCAGCCGGTCACGATGACGTAGAGGCTCGCGCCCGCGTTCTCCGCCAGGCTGCCGTCGGCGGCCATGTCGATGCCGGACCGGATGATCGCCGTGGGGGTCGGCAGGAACAGCGGCTGAACGAGGCCGCCGTACGTCAGCCCGCACCAGAGTCCCAGGAGCCCCCCGGCGCTCGCGATCAGGATGCCGAGATACGTCCGCCGCGGGATCGGCTCCTGCGGCCGGAAGTACTGCGCGAGACCGCGGGGGGCACGGCGAACGTCCGGGCGGGCGGACGCGAGGCTCACGGAACGAGGCGGAGCCGGCCCCCGGCCGCCGCGGCCGCGCCGGCGAGCCCGGCCCTACTTGGCGAGCACGAAGGCGTTGTTGACGAGGTCGCCGGCGGCCTCGCGCGTCGTGATCTTGCCGAGCGAGCTCCAAATGTCGATCGCGTTCTGCGCCGTGACGTAGATCTGCCCGCCCGGCGCCATGTACTGACGGTTGATCGCCTCGTCGTAGTAGCGGACGCCGTCGAGCGTCGCCTGGAAGGTTTTCACGTCCTTGAGCCAGCCGCCGACGGCCTTGGCCATGACCCGGTCCGCGTCCGCGGGGTTCTTCTTCCAGAAATCCACGGCCTTGTACCAGCCGACAATCGCCGCCCGGACCGCCTCGGGATGCGCGCGCAACACGTCCCGCCGAATCACCAGCACGTCGACGATCAGCCCCGGAGTCTTGCTGCTGTCCACGAGGATGTGGCCGTGTGGCGCCTGCTTGGCCCGGGACAGCCACGGCTCCCACGTGACCGCGGCATCCACCTTACCGCCCAAGAACGCGGCGCCGGCGTCGTCCTGCCGCATGTTGATGGCCTTGACGTCCTTCTCAGTCATCCCGTTCTGCCGCAGGAGCACGCTCAGGAAGAAATGCGACACGGAGCCTTCGTTGAAAGCGACGCGCCTGCCGCGCAGGTCCCTGATCGATTTGATCGTGTCCTTGGAAACGATGCCGTCCCCGCCCTTGCTGTCGTCCAGCCCGAGGACCGCCTGGATCTGGAAGTTCGGCTTCCAGTAGAGGCTCATCGTGTCGAGCGTCGTGACGAGTCCGTCCAGTCTGCCTGCGGCGAGCGCCGCGAAGCGCAGTTTCGGATCTTCGATGTTGGTCAGTTCGACGTTCACCCCGGCCTCGTCGAAATACCGGTAATCGCGCGCCAAAAAGAGCGGGCCGTACCCGACCCACGTCGAGTAGCCGAGGTGCAGCGTCTGCGCCGCCGCGCGGGCCGGGCCGGCAGACCAGCCGGCGGGTCCGGCGACGAGCACCGCCATTAGGATGAGCACGCCCCATCTGCTGCCACATCGCGTCACGGCAACACCTCCCCTGCCGTCATCCCGGACTACTGCGGCGACGGCCGGACAAAACCCTTCGGCGGACGCGCCGGTATGATACCCCGCGCGGTCCCGGGGGAAATACATATTATGAGACTTCGCCCACGTATGGATGCCTGTGCCGCTACTAGAACGGGTCACATTGCCGAGAGAGCCGGCCACGCCGCGCCGGGCGAGGCACTATCTCGCTCCACGGCTCTACCGGCTCGGCATGCATCCCGAGGCGGTCGATGAGCTCCTCCTCGCGGTCGGTGAGGCCGTCACGAACGCGGTGGTGCACGGCGGCGTTGGGCTGACGCCCGCGGACCCGCGGCAGGCCGAAGGTGGCGGTCCTCCGGCGGTCACCATCCCGGACGTGGTCATGGTCGAACTCATTACCCGCGACGATTACGTCGTGATCGCCGTGACCAGCCCCTCGGAGCGCTGGCGCGTGCCCACCGGGGAGCTCCCGTCCGACCCCGAGGCCCCAGGCGGTCGTGGATTGTTCCTGATGCGGCAGTTCACCGACGCGCTGCGCATCGAACAGGGCCGGCGGGGCACGACCGTCTATCTGATCAGACGCGTCCGGCCCGGCCGGTTAGACGAGACGCGGCGGCGGCGTCCAGTATCCACGTCACCCGGCCATCGACGGGCCGGATGAGCGCGGCCGGCACGTCGTAGCCGTCCGCGGGTCCTTCCAGCCCCGCCCGAACCGCCTCCGCTTTCGACGCGCCGGTCCCCAGAAACAGAATCGCCGCGGCGCGCGTCAGCACCGGCACCGTGAGCGTCATTCGCCACATCGCCGCGTCCTCGACCAACTCGGCGACCACCGCGCGATTGCGCTCCCGCAAAGCGGCCGTGCGCGGAAACAGCGACGCCACGTGCGCGTTGGCGCCGATCCCGAGAAGGATGAGGTCGAACCGCGGCCAACCGTCCGCGGTCGCCGGCAGGCGGGCGCGCAGCATCTCCGCGTACGCGCGGGCCGCCGCCTCGTGATCGACGGTGTCGGCAGGCATGCGGTGGATGTGCTCCGCGGGAATGGACACCTTGGCCAGCAGCGTCTCGTGCGCCATGTGAAAGTTGCTGCGGGCATCGTCGGGAGGAACGCAGCGCTCATCGCCCCAGAACACCTCGAGCCGGTCCCACGGGACCTCCCGGCGGTAGGGCTCCTCCGCCAGCCGCGCGTACAGCGGTTTCGGCGTGTCGCCGCCGGAGAGGGCCACGGCGCAGGCGCCGCGCGCGGCAACGGTTCGCGCGCAGATCGCGGCCACGCGCTCCGCCGCGGCGGCCGCCGCCGAGGCCGGATCGGCGAGCACCACGACCTCGGGGATCACGCGGTCAGGCGGCGTGCGCCGCGCGCAGCATGAGCGAGAGCGACTCGCGCAGCACGCCGTCCACGCCGGCCAGTTCGAGTTCGGCGGCCAGCAGCGCGGCGTCGTCCGGCACAGCGAGGCCGGCGGCCTGCGTTCGGGGGCGGCCGC
This genomic window from bacterium contains:
- the pgl gene encoding 6-phosphogluconolactonase, coding for MIPEVVVLADPASAAAAAAERVAAICARTVAARGACAVALSGGDTPKPLYARLAEEPYRREVPWDRLEVFWGDERCVPPDDARSNFHMAHETLLAKVSIPAEHIHRMPADTVDHEAAARAYAEMLRARLPATADGWPRFDLILLGIGANAHVASLFPRTAALRERNRAVVAELVEDAAMWRMTLTVPVLTRAAAILFLGTGASKAEAVRAGLEGPADGYDVPAALIRPVDGRVTWILDAAAASRLTGRAGRV